One genomic segment of Candidatus Eremiobacterota bacterium includes these proteins:
- a CDS encoding double-cubane-cluster-containing anaerobic reductase yields MTTATESYVPMWKELGLDLEAHDSLLKVLGSYYVDVYFSQKDRPEGMKYLDFVMSEVHGLRIKELQQDKKTGKKIIGTYCVFVPEEMILALDGVSIGLCAGAEVGFAEAERYLPRSTCSLIKAFFGFTLARVCPYVESADLIIGETTCDGKKKAYDIFREIKSLYVMEIPHLKNSIDRDLWIAELHRLREQLEKTTGKKMEPGKLRESIELVNRKRDALNRIARLRAHSPAPISGKDALLISQVSFYDDITRFTRQINAIADELEERVKKGEGVFPKETPRLLISGCPMAVPNWKLPHLVETSGAVIVGEESCVGMRNIRNNVKAEGDTVEALIERIADRYLQIDCACFTPNDERLDHIVEMAKELKADGVIHYALSFCTPYMVESYRVEQALKKAAVPLLRIETDYSQQDAGQLKTRIQAFIEMITR; encoded by the coding sequence ATGACCACTGCCACTGAATCTTACGTTCCCATGTGGAAGGAGCTTGGCCTTGACCTCGAAGCCCACGACAGCCTTCTCAAGGTGCTTGGAAGCTATTACGTCGATGTCTATTTTTCCCAGAAGGACCGCCCCGAGGGGATGAAATATCTGGACTTCGTGATGAGCGAGGTCCATGGCCTCCGTATCAAGGAGCTCCAGCAGGACAAAAAGACCGGAAAGAAAATTATCGGCACCTATTGCGTCTTTGTGCCCGAGGAGATGATCCTGGCCCTGGACGGCGTCTCCATAGGGCTCTGCGCCGGCGCCGAGGTGGGATTCGCCGAGGCGGAGCGGTACCTTCCCCGATCCACCTGCAGCCTTATCAAGGCATTCTTCGGCTTTACCCTTGCCCGTGTATGCCCTTACGTGGAATCAGCGGACCTCATCATAGGCGAGACTACCTGTGACGGGAAGAAAAAGGCATATGACATCTTCAGGGAGATCAAGAGCCTCTACGTGATGGAGATACCTCATCTGAAGAACTCCATTGACAGGGATCTCTGGATCGCCGAGCTCCACAGGCTGAGAGAGCAGCTTGAAAAAACCACGGGGAAAAAGATGGAGCCCGGGAAGCTCAGGGAGAGCATTGAACTTGTGAACCGCAAGCGCGATGCCCTCAACCGCATAGCGCGCCTGCGCGCCCACAGCCCTGCCCCCATTTCCGGGAAGGACGCTCTTCTCATCAGCCAGGTCTCTTTTTACGATGACATCACCCGCTTCACCAGGCAGATCAACGCCATTGCCGACGAGCTGGAAGAGCGGGTGAAAAAGGGCGAGGGCGTCTTTCCAAAAGAGACCCCGCGCCTGCTGATCTCAGGGTGCCCCATGGCCGTTCCCAACTGGAAGCTCCCCCACCTTGTGGAGACCTCAGGCGCCGTTATCGTCGGCGAGGAGTCCTGCGTGGGGATGCGCAACATCCGCAATAACGTCAAAGCTGAAGGCGACACCGTCGAGGCCCTCATAGAGCGTATCGCCGACCGCTACCTTCAGATAGACTGCGCCTGCTTCACGCCCAATGATGAGCGCCTTGACCACATAGTGGAGATGGCGAAAGAGCTCAAGGCCGACGGCGTGATCCATTATGCCCTCTCGTTCTGCACCCCCTACATGGTGGAGAGCTACCGCGTGGAGCAGGCTCTGAAAAAAGCCGCCGTACCCCTTCTCAGGATCGAGACGGACTACAGCCAGCAGGATGCCGGGCAGCTCAAGACACGAATCCAGGCTTTCATTGAAATGATCACCAGGTAA